One Vicugna pacos chromosome 12, VicPac4, whole genome shotgun sequence genomic window carries:
- the LOC102545826 gene encoding lysozyme C-like yields MKALLVLGLVLLAVAVQGKVWERCALARKLKELGMDGYRGVSLANWMCLTKWESDYNTKATNYNPPSKSTDYGIFQINSRYWCDDGKTPKAVNGCGIKCNVLLQDDITKAIQCAKRVVRDPKGVRAWEAWKNKCRGQDVWKYVAGCRL; encoded by the exons ATGAAGGCTCTCCTTGTGCTGGGGCTCGTCCTCCTCGCTGTCGCTGTGCAGGGCAAGGTCTGGGAGAGATGCGCGCTGGCCCGAAAGCTGAAGGAACTCGGAATGGACGGCTACAGGGGAGTCAGCCTGGCCAACT GGATGTGTTTGACCAAATGGGAAAGTGATTATAACACGAAAGCTACAAACTACAACCCCCCCAGCAAAAGCACCGATTACGGGATATTCCAGATCAACAGCCGCTACTGGTGTGACGATGGCAAAACTCCAAAAGCAGTGAACGGCTGTGGCATCAAATGTAACG TTTTGCTGCAAGATGACATCACCAAAGCCATACAATGTGCAAAGAGGGTTGTCAGGGACCCAAAAGGCGTTAGAGCatg GGAGGCATGGAAAAATAAATGCCGAGGCCAAGATGTCTGGAAGTATGTTGCGGGTTGCAGATTGTAA
- the LOC102546080 gene encoding protein HP-25 homolog 1-like, with protein sequence MPGEKGSALSMSIVGFWILALFLLLLVANVKSSTDGLPCEPHGPPGPQGPRGLPGPIGLPGLPGVPGARGKTGLPGEVEKCPSLPQSAFSVKLNGSFPGPSRPIVFQEALYNHPGHFDLATGVFTCHVPGVYHFGFDIALSQNVVKVGLLRNATQIRDKQAEAKDGHEYVSGSSILQLEKGDRVWLESMLDKEESGKGMIQTVFYGFLINGN encoded by the exons ATGCCTGGGGAAAAGGGAAGCGCTCTCTCCATGAGCATCGTGG GTTTCTGGATTTTAGCCCTATTTCTCCTATTACTTGTGGCCAATGTCAAGTCTTCAACAGATGGTCTGCCGTGTGAACCTCATGGACCCCCAGGACCTCAAGGACCCAGAGGTCTTCCAGGGCCAATTGGACTTCCAg gACTCCCAGGTGTACCGGGAGCAAGAGGGAAAACTGGGTTACCTGGAGAGGTTGAGAAGTGCCCATCTCTACCTCAGTCTGCCTTTTCTGTCAAGCTGAATGGGTCTTTCCCGGGACCCTCCCGGCCCATTGTCTTCCAGGAAGCTCTGTACAACCATCCCGGCCACTTTGACCTGGCCACGGGGGTGTTCACCTGCCACGTCCCCGGTGTGTACCACTTTGGCTTTGACATTGCTTTGTCTCAGAACGTTGTCAAGGTGGGTCTCCTACGGAATGCCACCCAGATCAGAGACAAACAGGCAGAGGCCAAGGACGGCCATGAGTATGTTTCAGGAAGTTCCATCCTGCAGCTGGAGAAAGGGGACAGGGTCTGGCTGGAGTCAATGCTAGACAaagaagaatctggaaaaggaaTGATTCAAACCGTGTTTTATGGGTTTTTGATCAATGGAAATTAA